One genomic region from Spirosoma sp. KCTC 42546 encodes:
- a CDS encoding efflux RND transporter permease subunit — protein sequence MLSSFSVKNWQFMLVLFLGVAALGINSLINMPRGEDPEFTAPSFAVAVIYPGTDALDMEKLVVDPGEARFNSLENMNHVITNVDDGLAVFRLDYDYGVDPEEKYQEVIREVNALKGELPTDIYRIDIRKFSPTDVSIVQVALMSEVASSKELGEYADKLKDEFEKVKSLKNAEDWGYPASVVRVSLNIEKMAQNGIAVNRVLGAIQAENLNIPGGNIQAGTRKFNVKTAGDYKSLDEIRNTIVSTNGQKIIYLRDVADVDFNYEDETHITRLNGHRAVLITAGQKTGENIAKVGEQLNPVIDRFAKTLPPHITLVKNFDQTVSVNKRLSHFLQDFGLAILLVSLTLLPLGFRAAIVVMISIPLSLAIGLAGLDFLGFSINQLSIVGLIVALGILVDDSIVVVENIERYLRDGYSKREAAIKATSQITLAVIGCTTTLILAFLPLLFLPEASGDFIRSLPMAVVTTILASLLVSLTIVPFLSSRILKESHNPEGNIFMRALKKVISGSYSRLLHWGLRHPVVTLLVAGVLFTGALYMFKLVGFALFPASEKPQFLINIDTPDGTSLSETDRVARYVEGVLKKEPDVKYVTTNVGRGQPRIYYNIIQRNESPNYAQFYVQLVDVEPAEKRVLIDKLRERFKLYPNAKIEVKDFEQGPDQEAPVAVRVFGENLDTLKVMAARVETAFKQTPGLIYVNNPLSSQKTDLRVRINKEKAGLLGISISDVNRTIRLAIAGLNVGTFKEPNGDDYTINVTLPKGKVADQHVLSDLYVNTLTGSAVPLRQIADLEFESSMNQIRHYDKDRYVTITGFVKTGFLVDNVFNGVLSKLDKMKFPTGFSYKAAGELESREKSFGGLGTIILITIFGFIAVLVLEFGTFKSTLIVLSVIPLGVIGAVLALYFTGNPFSFVAVIGLIALIGIEVKNSILLVDFTNHLREEGMSLIDAIQEAGEIRFLPIVLTSLTAIGGLIPLAIEGNPLYSPLAWVIIGGLISSTLLSRIVTPVLYKLLPPGIQVKAIPAQEPEMA from the coding sequence ATGTTATCATCATTTTCCGTCAAAAACTGGCAGTTTATGCTGGTGCTATTTCTGGGCGTAGCCGCGCTGGGCATCAACTCACTGATCAACATGCCACGGGGCGAAGACCCTGAATTTACGGCTCCTAGTTTTGCCGTCGCCGTTATTTATCCGGGCACCGATGCACTGGATATGGAGAAACTGGTGGTTGATCCAGGCGAAGCCCGGTTCAATTCACTGGAAAACATGAACCACGTGATTACCAATGTGGATGATGGTCTGGCCGTATTCCGACTCGACTACGATTACGGTGTCGATCCCGAGGAGAAATATCAGGAAGTAATCCGGGAAGTGAACGCGTTGAAAGGCGAATTACCCACGGATATTTACCGGATCGATATTCGGAAGTTTTCGCCTACCGATGTCAGCATTGTGCAGGTGGCGTTAATGTCGGAGGTAGCTTCGTCCAAAGAGTTGGGTGAGTATGCCGACAAGTTGAAGGACGAATTTGAGAAAGTGAAAAGTCTGAAAAACGCCGAAGACTGGGGTTATCCGGCTTCGGTAGTTCGCGTGTCGTTGAACATCGAAAAAATGGCGCAGAATGGTATCGCCGTGAATCGAGTGTTAGGGGCCATTCAGGCCGAAAACCTGAATATTCCGGGGGGCAATATCCAGGCAGGAACGCGGAAGTTCAACGTCAAAACAGCAGGCGATTATAAGTCGCTCGACGAAATTCGGAATACCATTGTTTCGACCAATGGACAGAAAATCATCTACCTACGCGATGTAGCCGACGTTGATTTTAACTACGAAGACGAAACCCACATCACCCGCCTGAATGGCCACCGGGCGGTACTTATTACAGCCGGTCAAAAAACGGGAGAAAACATTGCCAAAGTCGGTGAGCAACTCAATCCGGTGATCGATCGGTTTGCCAAAACGCTGCCTCCGCACATCACGCTCGTTAAAAATTTCGACCAGACCGTCAGCGTCAACAAACGGCTCTCCCATTTTTTGCAGGATTTCGGGCTGGCGATTCTCCTTGTTTCGCTAACCCTGCTCCCACTCGGCTTCCGGGCCGCAATTGTCGTGATGATCTCCATCCCATTGTCATTAGCGATTGGCTTGGCGGGGCTCGACTTTCTGGGCTTCAGTATCAATCAGTTAAGTATCGTCGGACTGATTGTGGCGCTGGGTATTCTGGTGGATGACTCCATCGTGGTCGTTGAAAATATTGAGCGTTATCTGCGCGATGGGTACTCAAAACGAGAAGCCGCCATCAAAGCGACCAGCCAGATTACCCTGGCCGTCATTGGCTGTACTACGACGTTGATTCTTGCATTCTTGCCACTCCTGTTTTTACCTGAAGCCTCCGGCGATTTCATCCGTTCGCTACCGATGGCTGTGGTGACTACCATTCTGGCGTCGTTGCTGGTATCGCTAACGATTGTCCCGTTCTTGTCGAGTCGGATTCTGAAAGAGTCACACAACCCAGAAGGGAACATCTTCATGCGTGCCCTTAAAAAAGTGATCAGCGGCTCTTACAGTCGCCTGTTGCACTGGGGCTTACGCCATCCGGTCGTTACGTTGCTGGTAGCAGGCGTATTGTTTACGGGCGCATTGTATATGTTCAAACTAGTGGGTTTCGCCTTATTTCCAGCCTCCGAAAAACCGCAGTTCCTGATTAATATCGACACGCCCGATGGCACCAGTCTATCAGAAACCGACCGGGTGGCCCGCTATGTAGAAGGTGTTCTAAAAAAAGAACCCGACGTTAAATACGTTACAACAAACGTAGGTCGTGGCCAACCGCGTATTTATTACAACATCATTCAGCGCAACGAATCGCCCAACTACGCCCAGTTTTACGTGCAGTTGGTGGACGTAGAACCCGCTGAAAAGCGAGTGTTGATTGACAAGTTGCGCGAGCGATTCAAGTTGTACCCAAATGCCAAAATTGAAGTAAAAGACTTTGAGCAAGGCCCCGACCAGGAGGCCCCGGTAGCGGTTCGAGTGTTCGGCGAAAACCTGGACACCTTGAAAGTAATGGCGGCACGCGTTGAAACGGCCTTCAAACAAACACCCGGCCTGATTTACGTTAACAACCCGCTATCCAGCCAAAAAACGGATCTGCGCGTTCGTATCAACAAAGAAAAAGCGGGGCTGCTGGGCATTTCCATTTCCGATGTAAACCGCACTATCCGATTGGCGATTGCGGGTCTTAACGTAGGCACCTTTAAAGAACCGAATGGCGATGATTATACCATCAACGTGACCTTACCCAAAGGAAAAGTAGCGGATCAGCATGTACTGAGCGACCTATATGTCAACACCCTAACAGGCTCTGCGGTCCCCCTGCGCCAAATTGCCGATCTGGAATTTGAAAGCAGCATGAATCAGATTCGCCACTACGATAAAGACAGATACGTGACGATAACAGGCTTCGTCAAAACGGGTTTCCTGGTCGATAACGTATTTAATGGCGTACTCTCGAAGCTGGACAAGATGAAATTCCCGACGGGTTTCAGCTATAAAGCGGCTGGCGAATTGGAAAGTCGCGAGAAATCATTTGGCGGTTTAGGTACCATTATTCTCATTACCATTTTCGGATTCATCGCCGTATTGGTACTGGAATTTGGCACCTTCAAAAGCACACTAATTGTGCTTTCGGTTATTCCACTGGGTGTTATCGGCGCAGTACTGGCACTGTATTTCACTGGCAATCCATTCTCGTTTGTGGCAGTTATTGGGCTGATTGCCCTCATTGGTATTGAAGTCAAAAACTCCATTCTGCTCGTTGATTTCACCAACCATCTACGCGAAGAAGGCATGTCGTTGATCGATGCGATTCAGGAAGCGGGCGAAATCCGGTTTTTACCCATCGTGCTCACATCTCTGACCGCCATTGGTGGGTTGATTCCACTGGCTATAGAAGGTAATCCGCTGTATTCACCATTGGCCTGGGTAATTATTGGTGGCCTAATTTCCAGCACGTTGCTCTCGCGTATTGTTACGCCGGTATTGTATAAGCTGTTGCCACCGGGGATTCAGGTGAAAGCCATTCCAGCGCAGGAGCCCGAGATGGCGTAG
- a CDS encoding TolC family protein yields MKLSYKHIRYLILLLPVSALAQPAPVSQSTILDGYVKEGLANNLALRQESLEISRVTESLNQAKSLFYPRVAFNPTYSLAAGGRRLEFPVGDLLNPAYKTLNQIIGSDKFPTNIENVNQLLAPNNFHDTKLTVQYSLFNTDIQYNYLIQKQLVSAQEARKRVVENELRYNIATAYYQYLQTLDAIRIFDNSRQLLNSLARLNEKFVSNNVATKEVVTSARYEISKVDQQLAVAQKNRETARAYFNFLLNRDLTTPIDVDSTLTKILPEAKENLHDLQQTALHSRQELSQLGNSLQAAQTAVKLNEANAKIPNVYVGGNAGFQGYGYTFQNQAYVVAQVGLQWDIFRGYEKRSKIQQAKIQTEALQTRVSEVQRQIQLQVLQAYYDLNAATESLVATQSGMLNADQTFRIIDSKYRNGQSLLIEFLRYQNDQLTAQLQHSLARTDVLVKRAALDRAVAVGQ; encoded by the coding sequence ATGAAGCTCTCTTACAAACATATACGCTACCTGATTCTGCTCTTGCCGGTATCGGCACTAGCCCAACCCGCTCCTGTGAGTCAATCAACGATTCTGGACGGGTATGTAAAGGAAGGGCTGGCCAACAATCTGGCGCTTCGGCAGGAGTCGCTGGAAATTAGCCGGGTTACAGAATCGCTCAACCAGGCGAAGTCGTTGTTTTATCCGCGCGTCGCGTTCAACCCGACCTATTCGCTGGCGGCTGGTGGCCGGCGGTTGGAGTTTCCGGTGGGTGATTTGCTGAATCCGGCCTACAAAACGCTGAACCAGATTATCGGCTCCGATAAGTTTCCGACGAATATTGAGAACGTAAATCAGTTGCTGGCTCCCAACAACTTCCACGACACCAAACTTACCGTTCAGTACTCGCTCTTCAACACCGACATTCAGTATAACTACCTCATTCAGAAACAACTCGTTTCGGCACAGGAAGCCCGGAAACGGGTGGTTGAGAATGAGCTTAGATACAATATCGCTACAGCTTACTACCAGTATCTACAAACGCTCGACGCCATCCGAATTTTCGACAATTCGCGTCAGCTACTAAATAGTCTGGCGCGCCTGAACGAGAAATTTGTGAGCAATAACGTGGCCACAAAAGAGGTGGTCACATCGGCCCGCTACGAGATCAGTAAGGTCGATCAGCAACTGGCCGTGGCCCAGAAAAACCGGGAAACTGCCCGCGCGTATTTCAACTTTCTGCTCAACCGCGACTTAACAACCCCTATCGACGTCGACTCAACACTTACCAAAATCCTGCCCGAAGCGAAAGAAAACCTGCATGATTTACAACAAACTGCCCTCCATAGCCGACAGGAATTGAGTCAGTTAGGCAATTCTCTACAAGCAGCACAAACAGCCGTTAAACTGAACGAAGCCAACGCTAAAATCCCGAATGTGTATGTGGGTGGTAACGCGGGCTTTCAGGGTTATGGTTACACCTTCCAGAATCAGGCTTATGTTGTCGCGCAGGTTGGTTTACAGTGGGATATATTTCGAGGCTACGAAAAGCGCTCGAAAATTCAGCAGGCTAAAATCCAGACGGAAGCATTACAGACGCGGGTGAGCGAGGTACAACGGCAAATCCAATTACAGGTATTGCAAGCCTACTACGATCTCAATGCAGCGACTGAAAGCTTAGTGGCAACCCAAAGCGGGATGCTCAACGCCGATCAAACGTTTCGGATCATCGACAGCAAATATCGCAACGGCCAATCACTATTAATCGAATTCCTGCGGTATCAGAACGATCAGCTAACGGCACAACTGCAACATTCGCTGGCCCGCACCGATGTACTTGTCAAACGGGCTGCACTGGATCGGGCCGTGGCGGTGGGGCAGTGA
- a CDS encoding four helix bundle protein, giving the protein MEDTVNEFWVLEPGAVYEQKPNAILDKSFAFAIRIIKLHKWLHKKHIDIAPLAKQVLRSGTSIGANAEEADAAFTKKEFASKLGISLKEAKETRYWLRLLHATEYIDEAMFTSLHTDTNELMRLLIAILKTTRESLR; this is encoded by the coding sequence ATGGAGGACACTGTGAATGAATTCTGGGTTCTTGAGCCGGGAGCAGTTTACGAACAAAAGCCAAATGCAATACTCGATAAATCGTTTGCTTTTGCTATTCGCATTATTAAGCTTCACAAATGGCTGCATAAAAAGCATATTGATATTGCTCCATTAGCCAAACAGGTACTTAGAAGCGGCACATCTATTGGTGCCAACGCCGAAGAAGCGGACGCTGCTTTTACTAAAAAAGAATTTGCCTCTAAACTTGGCATATCGCTTAAGGAAGCTAAAGAAACAAGGTACTGGCTACGTCTATTACATGCTACTGAGTATATAGACGAGGCCATGTTTACATCCCTCCATACGGATACGAATGAGCTGATGCGCTTACTAATAGCTATTCTTAAAACCACACGGGAGAGCTTAAGATGA
- a CDS encoding T9SS type A sorting domain-containing protein has protein sequence MVPFVKKSCFVFLFIWTIARQMAYAQATPFSAVWSFEDNQSSSVSHPNITTGGPSFSGVNVPSVGGYIGGQVGRAVNVANWSTSGCNLAEHVQFTVQPVSGQTMTLTQLSFYFNRSNSGPAQILVRSSVDNYSATIYTQAVTNSFQQATISLTGSAYTNQSGPINFWITACTNTASGGALRLDEVTINGTVTSSPLPVTLLSFTAKPEGDRTQLAWATTWEYNADHFRVERSRDLQEFITVGEVAATGTTDSRQYYGLTDLNPNPGINYYRLKQIDRDGTTQSFKPVSTIIRSDEPIVTVYPNPASPDRIHLRLWNADSAAIQLLNTIGQPIGGRLERRPGEADLVFDQQLSAGLYWLDVRINGQKRVMNVVVR, from the coding sequence ATGGTACCATTTGTAAAGAAAAGCTGTTTCGTTTTCCTGTTTATCTGGACAATCGCCAGGCAGATGGCGTATGCACAGGCGACGCCATTTTCGGCTGTGTGGAGTTTTGAAGATAACCAGTCAAGTTCAGTTTCCCATCCAAATATTACAACGGGTGGCCCAAGCTTTAGTGGGGTGAATGTGCCATCTGTAGGTGGTTATATTGGAGGTCAGGTTGGTCGAGCCGTTAATGTAGCTAACTGGTCTACATCGGGCTGTAATCTAGCCGAACATGTACAATTTACGGTTCAACCTGTTTCGGGGCAAACCATGACCCTTACGCAGCTCTCATTTTATTTCAACCGATCTAATTCTGGACCTGCGCAGATTTTAGTTCGTTCGAGTGTAGATAATTATAGCGCCACAATTTACACTCAGGCGGTTACCAATTCGTTTCAACAGGCTACTATTTCACTTACAGGTTCGGCATACACGAATCAGAGTGGGCCAATCAATTTTTGGATTACCGCTTGTACAAATACCGCTTCAGGTGGTGCGCTGCGTTTAGATGAAGTAACCATCAATGGTACCGTTACGAGTTCTCCACTTCCTGTTACTCTACTTTCGTTTACGGCTAAACCCGAAGGCGACCGTACTCAACTGGCCTGGGCCACTACCTGGGAGTACAATGCCGACCATTTTCGGGTCGAACGAAGTCGCGATTTGCAAGAATTCATAACGGTGGGCGAAGTGGCCGCTACAGGAACTACCGATTCTCGTCAATACTATGGGCTGACGGATTTGAATCCGAACCCCGGCATTAACTATTACCGATTAAAGCAGATTGACCGCGACGGTACTACGCAAAGTTTCAAACCTGTATCCACTATTATCCGATCCGATGAGCCAATCGTAACCGTGTATCCCAACCCCGCCAGCCCCGACCGGATTCACCTGCGCCTGTGGAATGCCGATTCCGCAGCTATACAGTTGTTAAACACGATAGGGCAACCCATTGGTGGTCGATTGGAACGTCGGCCAGGTGAAGCGGATCTAGTGTTCGACCAGCAGTTATCAGCGGGATTGTATTGGCTGGATGTACGGATTAATGGCCAAAAGCGCGTGATGAACGTAGTGGTGCGGTAA
- a CDS encoding efflux RND transporter periplasmic adaptor subunit: MKAFHLLLSLSFAVMLWACGSKASNSADEKQTAAPAEDAVVPIKLTPVSTVVRAEPVVASGLVSSAQEARLSFKIGGIINRMFVEEGQSVRKGQLLATLDLTEINAQVSQAQFANEKAERDLGRVKSLYADTAATLEQLQNATTGTSLAKQNLTIAQFNRSFAQIRSTVDGTVTRKIANAGEFIAPGGSVYTISSNRPNDWVVRVGVSDKDWARLRLGNHASIKLDAYPDKTFSGTVSELAQAADPVNKLYEVEVRINPGAVKFAPGLFAKVTLVPAQSRSYTLVPVEAIVEGNGKEGFVYVLADDRKHVRKLPIKIGFLDGDKVLLTNSLSGVKDVVTGGSAYLTEESTVVVK, from the coding sequence ATGAAAGCATTCCACCTACTTCTCTCTCTCTCATTCGCCGTCATGCTCTGGGCCTGCGGCAGCAAAGCCAGCAACAGCGCTGACGAAAAACAAACAGCCGCTCCAGCCGAAGACGCAGTTGTGCCAATCAAACTCACACCCGTTAGTACCGTTGTGCGGGCAGAACCTGTTGTGGCATCGGGCCTGGTTTCGTCGGCGCAGGAAGCCCGACTGTCTTTCAAAATCGGTGGCATTATCAACCGCATGTTCGTGGAAGAAGGACAGTCGGTTCGTAAAGGGCAGCTCCTGGCTACCCTCGACTTAACGGAAATTAATGCGCAGGTAAGTCAGGCTCAATTCGCCAACGAAAAAGCGGAACGTGATCTCGGGAGAGTTAAAAGTCTCTACGCCGATACAGCCGCCACGCTGGAGCAACTTCAGAACGCTACTACCGGCACCAGCTTAGCAAAGCAAAACCTAACGATCGCGCAGTTTAACCGGAGTTTCGCCCAAATCCGCTCGACGGTAGACGGAACCGTGACGCGCAAAATTGCGAATGCGGGTGAGTTCATCGCACCGGGGGGATCGGTCTACACAATTTCATCAAATCGCCCGAATGATTGGGTTGTTCGCGTAGGCGTGTCGGACAAAGACTGGGCCCGATTGCGATTAGGTAATCATGCCAGCATCAAACTCGATGCTTACCCCGACAAAACGTTCAGCGGCACCGTGAGCGAGTTGGCGCAGGCTGCCGATCCGGTCAACAAGCTCTACGAAGTAGAAGTACGAATCAATCCAGGTGCGGTGAAGTTTGCCCCCGGTCTGTTTGCAAAAGTAACGCTCGTTCCAGCGCAGAGCCGCAGTTACACACTGGTACCCGTCGAAGCCATTGTGGAAGGGAATGGAAAAGAAGGTTTCGTTTACGTACTCGCCGACGACCGAAAACACGTCCGCAAACTCCCAATTAAAATTGGCTTTCTTGATGGCGATAAAGTGCTGCTAACAAATAGCTTATCAGGCGTTAAGGATGTAGTTACGGGCGGGTCGGCTTACCTTACTGAGGAGTCAACAGTGGTGGTGAAATGA
- a CDS encoding DUF3995 domain-containing protein: MIPAFINFIILLVISGIHIYWGLGGNWGLRESVPERNGSKLLRPGRFITLVVAIIFGGMALFYLAKIGRLPIAGSFIPTWLNQYGLWLLAGIFLLRAIGDFRYVGFFKQIRNSRFADLDTKFYAPLCLLLSANTFLLIFSLSKL, from the coding sequence ATGATACCTGCCTTCATAAACTTCATCATTTTACTGGTAATCAGCGGCATCCATATTTATTGGGGACTTGGCGGTAACTGGGGTTTGCGTGAGTCAGTACCCGAACGGAATGGCTCAAAGCTGCTTCGACCGGGGCGATTCATTACGCTCGTAGTGGCTATTATTTTCGGCGGTATGGCGTTGTTTTATTTAGCCAAAATTGGCCGATTGCCCATAGCTGGCTCGTTTATTCCGACTTGGTTAAATCAGTATGGGCTATGGTTATTAGCAGGCATTTTTCTCCTGCGTGCCATCGGCGACTTTCGTTACGTGGGCTTTTTTAAGCAAATACGCAATAGTCGCTTTGCGGATTTAGACACAAAATTTTACGCGCCACTGTGTTTGCTGCTGAGTGCAAACACATTTCTGTTGATCTTTTCCCTATCAAAATTATGA
- a CDS encoding tetratricopeptide repeat protein, protein MKQSYLVNLLFIKLLIATFSTALAQVPKSLDSVMVYLKTHTVQDTNYVIALNVMGRELHEKGNPDYNRADSVLRVSEKLAIKLNYGLGLSRAYTNLASIYYLTDRPQQALEYFQKALTTAESYKLSPRFICGAISNVAAALSKLQQYDKVVAMQLRSLRLQEQYNVQPRIATTYGGLGTAYRELNKPKDALVYYQQALALMQVEKNIRGMAIIENNVGICYDGLKQYDKSLASYRMALKHAEDVEYELLQADILVNIGLALKLSNRFKEGIPYVERSLAIGRKQQNKGTMATAYFNLGQIYEELKDYKPAEANMKKALELATERGDKEQIANYTQGLADLYGGMKNFQQAYVYQLEKNKQIDSNTVVRTSAEVQRLVAQYKTEKKEQEIKLLRQQAQLRDKELINKRLQTNALLIGAILLLLLGAAVSAWLLNRSRLRRLEEAQKLRKQIAHDLHDEVGSTLSSISLLSGMVNSLIAQKRPEAVERAIQKINTDARQILDAMDEIIWTINPGNDSLQRIAMRLQEYAQPLMESKAISFSFQTDPALADIPVSMEVRRSLYLIGKEAINNLIKYSEATQATVRFARRADQLEVLIEDNGRGFDVTKPRERTGQTSMKQRAEAMGGSLDVQSAPEQGTRLVLTTAIAG, encoded by the coding sequence ATGAAACAGAGCTATTTAGTTAATTTATTGTTCATTAAGTTACTAATTGCCACGTTTTCTACTGCGTTGGCGCAGGTGCCCAAATCACTCGATTCGGTAATGGTTTATCTGAAAACGCATACCGTTCAGGATACCAACTACGTAATAGCCCTGAACGTAATGGGCCGAGAACTACATGAGAAAGGGAACCCCGACTATAACCGGGCCGATTCCGTATTGCGCGTATCCGAAAAGCTCGCGATTAAACTGAACTATGGTTTAGGACTGAGTAGAGCCTATACCAATCTGGCATCCATCTATTACCTGACAGACAGGCCGCAACAGGCACTCGAGTACTTCCAGAAAGCATTGACAACGGCCGAAAGCTACAAACTGAGTCCGCGCTTTATTTGTGGCGCCATCTCGAACGTAGCTGCCGCGTTGAGCAAATTACAGCAGTACGATAAGGTTGTGGCTATGCAACTGCGCTCGCTGCGCCTTCAGGAACAGTATAATGTACAACCGCGCATTGCAACTACCTATGGTGGTCTGGGCACTGCCTATCGGGAACTGAATAAACCCAAAGACGCTCTTGTTTATTATCAACAGGCGTTAGCCTTGATGCAGGTCGAGAAAAATATTCGCGGCATGGCCATTATAGAAAATAACGTGGGTATCTGTTATGATGGCCTCAAGCAGTATGATAAGTCGCTGGCTTCGTACAGAATGGCGCTAAAACATGCCGAAGATGTAGAGTATGAGTTGCTACAGGCCGATATTCTGGTCAATATTGGCTTAGCCCTGAAATTGTCAAACCGATTTAAAGAGGGTATTCCCTATGTAGAACGATCGCTGGCTATTGGCCGGAAGCAACAGAATAAGGGAACCATGGCCACGGCTTATTTCAATCTGGGGCAGATTTACGAAGAACTGAAAGACTACAAACCTGCCGAAGCGAATATGAAAAAAGCCCTTGAATTGGCGACGGAGCGGGGTGATAAAGAGCAGATTGCCAACTACACACAAGGGCTGGCCGACCTATACGGCGGCATGAAAAACTTTCAACAGGCCTACGTTTATCAGCTTGAAAAGAACAAGCAAATTGACTCGAACACCGTGGTTCGAACCAGCGCCGAAGTGCAGCGCCTGGTGGCTCAGTACAAAACCGAAAAGAAAGAACAGGAAATAAAATTGCTCCGCCAGCAGGCTCAACTTCGTGACAAAGAGCTGATCAATAAACGTTTACAAACAAATGCGCTACTCATTGGCGCTATTCTGTTGCTCCTGCTCGGGGCGGCTGTAAGTGCCTGGTTACTCAACCGATCCCGACTTCGGCGGCTGGAGGAAGCCCAGAAGCTGCGTAAGCAGATTGCGCACGATCTGCACGATGAAGTAGGCAGCACGCTCAGTAGTATCTCCCTGCTCAGTGGTATGGTTAACAGCCTCATTGCTCAAAAACGACCCGAGGCTGTTGAGCGGGCTATCCAAAAAATTAACACCGATGCCCGACAGATTCTGGACGCTATGGATGAGATTATCTGGACCATCAATCCCGGCAATGATTCCCTGCAACGGATCGCTATGCGACTTCAGGAGTATGCGCAACCGCTGATGGAGTCGAAAGCTATCAGCTTCTCATTTCAAACCGATCCTGCCCTGGCCGATATTCCTGTCTCAATGGAAGTTCGGCGGAGTTTGTATCTGATTGGTAAAGAGGCTATTAATAATTTGATTAAGTATTCGGAGGCAACACAGGCTACGGTTCGGTTTGCCCGGCGAGCCGATCAACTGGAGGTGCTGATTGAGGACAATGGGCGAGGCTTTGATGTGACAAAGCCCCGTGAACGCACCGGCCAAACCAGCATGAAGCAACGGGCCGAAGCCATGGGCGGATCACTGGATGTACAGTCAGCTCCCGAGCAAGGTACCCGCCTGGTGTTGACAACCGCTATAGCCGGATAA
- a CDS encoding TetR/AcrR family transcriptional regulator: MGIVERKEREREEMRQLILDGAQKLFLANGFEKVSIRNIADEIEYSPATIYLYFKDKNELLFALHQRGFVKMIGEFLPLQLLTDPFEKLVEMGRSYIRFAVENPELFDLMFIMNAPMDTLDKKDWVEGDQAFGLLMSVVQECMDAGIFQKHDVQSTAMMIWSSIHGYTALFLRKRLGMIPECDRQSVMDEAFNLFCETLKRGL, translated from the coding sequence ATGGGAATCGTAGAGCGGAAAGAGCGGGAGCGGGAAGAGATGCGGCAACTAATTCTGGATGGGGCGCAAAAGCTTTTTCTGGCCAATGGGTTCGAGAAGGTGAGTATCCGGAATATTGCCGACGAGATTGAGTACAGCCCGGCCACGATCTATCTGTATTTTAAAGATAAAAACGAATTGCTGTTCGCGTTGCATCAACGCGGATTCGTCAAAATGATTGGCGAGTTTCTGCCATTACAGTTGTTGACTGATCCGTTTGAAAAACTCGTTGAAATGGGCCGGTCTTACATCCGTTTCGCGGTTGAGAATCCAGAACTATTCGACCTGATGTTCATCATGAATGCCCCGATGGACACGCTTGATAAGAAAGACTGGGTGGAAGGTGATCAGGCATTTGGGTTGCTGATGTCAGTTGTTCAGGAGTGCATGGATGCGGGGATTTTCCAGAAGCACGACGTTCAGTCAACAGCTATGATGATCTGGAGCAGCATTCACGGATACACCGCCTTGTTTCTGCGGAAACGCCTGGGCATGATCCCCGAATGCGACCGCCAGTCAGTCATGGATGAAGCGTTCAATCTATTTTGTGAAACGTTAAAGCGAGGGCTGTAA